A segment of the Solanum lycopersicum chromosome 9, SLM_r2.1 genome:
AAGTCATACATGTTTCTTAACGTCTTAGAATCTACTCATatgatcaaattcataattatacCTCCAAATTGTTACCAGATTTTCATAGATTTCACTGACTCTGATTTTGTCCAAATCTGGCGTAGGTTTTGGAAATTTCAAgttactataaaaaaaactttccgACCCAAAAAGATTTCCCAATGATTTTTCTATAACGACAAAAATCAAATGTTACAATCGATGCCACcgtttttaaaaatagaagaattaaattaaaaggtagccgcaaaaattagttttagtttttttatttacagtaaagaatgaaaaattaaataagaatcttgaataatgataatcaatgaagtgtgtgtgtgtgtatatatatacacacacacacacatatatatatatacacacacacatatatatatatttatacacacGCATACACACATATTgtgtatgaaaaaattaaaatataccttgaacatTGCTAGGAAGATCATATATATACCACtacatgaattttttaatttaatgtgaaaaaattaaattttaaactatCTTTTTAACTTCCTTTAGATGAAGGGTATGTGTGAGACATTTGTATAATGATAAggatatatatgagtcactttcataacgagAGGTGTATCAAGTTTACATGACAAACTTAAGGTATCTCACACCCTTTTTCCTTGAATAAATCTACTCCTTTAATCaagattaaattatattttattttttaccacATTTATCAAGATGTTTTGTTAGTTTCAACTTTCATCTTTAAACGTAaacataactttataatttataCAAGTTAGTATACGTAAAAGAACACATGTGaacaaaatatgtatttaaaatagaataagTGATTACTccataaagaataaaaaaagaagaagagtaaATAGGatgaataataagaaaaagtaaaaaagaaaaaggagttATAAAAGTAAGTAATTAAAGTAGGGTGGGGTTTCGGTTAAATAGAGATTGGGTAACGTTTGCGCGTGGTAGAGAGTATGTCCCTTATGACCCCACCTGTCATCTCTTTATCTCTGTTAGTTATGATATTTCGAATTCATTGTGGCTGCTAattcctttaattaattaattaataccaGGATTAAGCAAAACCATCGATAACTGTTTCGTTTTCATCCCTAACTAGTTACTATATCTGTTTCACTCtatcaatatataaaatgtttgtTTGAAGAAAGGGACTCTAATACTTTAATAgtaaaaaagaaacatatagagagagagaaatgtaAAGCAAAAGGTATTAGTAAAACACTTCACATGGTCAGCTTGTGCCCGTTTCTGTATTCTTTAGCTTTTTTCACTTTTGcagtattattaattaatttatcatatcatatcatatctgGTGTATGTATGTCCCACTTTCCCTTTCCTTGTTATAGTCATTTGTTCATTCTACTACTAGTTCCAGTCAAGTTTTTTGTTAATGTGACAACAATATAATGGTGTCGTCTCAACAACAGTCTCCGTTCATAACCCGGTAATCTCCTTTGCCTCTACAATGAAAAGTTATTTACTCACAATTAAAATGTATGCTATTATTCCGTATAATTTGTCAAACTAGGTAGAATGCTAAACCCCtttaatttgttctttttgGAGATCGAAATGCTAGCTACCCCGCAGGACTTATTTcatgaataattaagattaatATTACTTACTTGGTTGTCGTGACATACAATCTTTTATTATGGATCATCAGCACTATATTCTCTGATGTTGCTGGGGATTTTACAATTGCTCTAAATGGAGAGTCTTTCCTACTGCATAAGGtacttttctctttctctttctcttaaCATGTGTTTACTGTTTAAGCCTACTCTACTTCCTTAGATGTAGATGGAGGAACGACAAAATGGTCAAAATGGTCCTTTGATGTGTTGTGCTAGCTTTATTTTGGTCATTGAAATAGTCCTTCacaaaatgtttttaatttagTCTTTTATCCTAATATTAACAATTTATCTTCAAAACTGTTAAATATAAATGCGGGGCTCACGTAACTTAACAAAAtcctgtcatttttatcatctttaataGCTCAAAAAAGAATTctataaattctaaaatatcattttctctAACATCTTAgtaattacaaaataatttttgtaaaaaggtTAAATGGAAGAGCAAATGTAATGCAAGGAGTAATTATACTAGCACCTCTTTTAAGTACCATATGTCGTATGCATGTCATGTTTTCGATTGGAAATTCTACACAGGAAGCTGAAACTCTTTTCAATTTCGTATCTCAGTTGATGGTGTTCTTTTGGCTACTTTATCATCTTATCACATTTCAACataatacaataattattttgtgattgtgTGGGTAGATGTTAAAAAAACGATGTTTTAGAATTCATAAAACTCTTTCTTTGAGCTAATAAAGATggaaaaaatgatgaattttataaattattatgtagGCTCACAATTTCATTTGACAGCTTTTGTGAgataaattgttaattttaagATAAAAGATTAAATTGAACACATTCTGTCAAACTATTTCAATAACCTAGAATTTATTAAGACCAAAATAAAGCTAAcccattttgatcattttcccTAGATGGAACCCCAAACACATATAATTAATGGTCAAACTTCGTTGAGAATATTCCTCGTGTCTAGTGGTGCCTATTTGAGACCAACCTTATCCAGGGGCACTACTACACATCTTGTTCACCAAACTTTTCAAGCACCCACTGATGATGACAGTGGAGCGTGctagtataaaaaaaaatggtacTTACTAATTTTATGTGTGGCATTGCAACAAATGTATTCCAGAAACCAATTTTATGAATCTTGATCGCACACTATTTACTAATTCATTTCAATCCAATATTATTAGTTAACTCTCTATTTGATAATTGTATGTCATTTGTGTGTTTTACTATAGTTTCCTTTGGTGTCTCTGAGTGGAAAGATCCGGAAGATGGTGGCGGATGCCAAAGACCCAAATCTCTCAGAATTGGATTTAACTCATGTACCTGGGGGGCCTGAAACATTTGAACTAGCTGCCAAGTTTTGTTATGGCATCAACTTTGAGATCACAACTACAAACGTAGCACGTTTGCGTTGTGTGGCAGAATACTTGGAAATGAAACAAGATTATCGTGAAGAGAACCTCATTGCGAGAACAGAAACTTTCCTTGTTGAAGTTGTGTTTCCGAATATTGAAAAATCGGTAGAGGTTCTTTCTTCTTGTGAAGACCTGCTTCCTACTGCGGAGGAGGTTGGTATTTCAGATAGATGCATTGATGCCATTGCCACGAATGCTTGTCAGGAGCAACTTGTTTCAAGTCTATCTCGTTTAGATTGTGATAGTGGATCTTTGGAACATAAGGAATGGTGGGTCGAAGATCTTTCTGTTCTAAGCATTGATTTTTATGGCAGAGTTATCATGGCAATGGGACATGTTGGGTTACACATAGACAGCATAATTGCATCCTTGATGCATTACGTGCAGGTTTCTCTAAAGGGTATTGGGAAACCACAAATTTGGAATCCAGCGAGAGCATATCCATGTAAGGGAGAAAAGGGGCAGAAAACAATTGTAGAAACTCTAGTTAGTCTATTGCCTCCAGAGAGGAGTTCATCTGTTCCgctaaattttctttttgggaTGTTGAGGATAGCTATCATGGTGGATGCCGTACTAGCCTGCAGGCTTGAAATTGAGAGGAGGATTGCCTTCAGGTTGGAAATGGTCTTACTTGACGATTTGCTTGTACCATCTCTCCAGACGGGTGATTCTTTGTTTGATGTTGACACTGTCAAGCGCATATTGATCCATTTCCTCCAGAGGATTGACCAAGAAGAAAATGGAGATTGTGGATATGAATCAGAAAATCTAGATTCTCCAAGCCATGGTTCTTTATTGAAAGTTGGACGTCTTATAGACACGTATCTAGCTGAAATAGCTCCTGATCCATATTTGAGCCTTGAGAAATTCATTGCTATGATATCAGTTTTGCCTGATTATGCTCGTGTTATTGATGACGGACTTTACAGAGCTATTGATATTTATTTGAAGGTAAAATTTCAAAGTCATAGTTATAGACAGACGTCATCTGATTATATGAATACCTAAACACGATAACATGTACTTTCTCTTTGAGTAGGCTCATCCGATGCTAAATGAGCACGAATGCAAAAAGCTATGCAAATTCATAGATTGTCAAAAGCTGTCTCAAGAAGCATGCAATCATGCAGCACAGAATGACAGGCTCCCAGTTCAAATGACTGTCCAAGTTCTATACTTTGAGCAGCTGCGACTAAAGAATGCTCTATGCGGAAGTTGTGGAGATACACAAAAGATGAGCAGCGGAGTTACAAGTGCAGCCATGTCTCCTAGAGATACTTATGCATCTTTAAGGAGAGAGAACCGAGAACTGAAGTTGGAGATATCAAGAATGAGGGTGAGGCTGAGTGACCTGGAGAAAGAACAAGTGTTTATGAAACAAGGGATGATAGACAAAACAGGACAGGGCAAAACATTCTTAACTTCCCTTTCTAGAGGTATAGGAAGGTTTGGTATATTTGGTGAAGGAAAACGTAGGAAATCAGAAGGTAAAACGGCTAGGAGTAGGAGGTATTCTGATTCCTAGCTAGAACAATCAAGAGACGTCATTAGTGTCGTGTTGCACATTGTTGCATTTGTttctaaagtaaaaaaatatgatgtttatTCAATGATTCTCAGTTCTAACAATTAATATTCTGAACAAGATTGCACATCTATGTGAAGAAATATATGTAACAGTAAAGATGGAAAGATGAGTGAATAAAATTCATCCACCGTAAAAGTGAAGTTATTGAAATTGTGTGAGAATAATCCTCATGCAGCCATCTTACTGTAAAGTTGTTTACGTATCTGCAGAAAGAGAGCAAAACATGTAAACTTGTAATTCTGATAGATTTCCTCATCACAAGTGTATCATTTACAATATAATTATTACCTCAGGGAGTTTCtgcctgaaaatgacatccagtCGAGCATCCAGTGTGTTCTCACATACAATCTTCCCATCATCAGAAGCCAGAACTACTCCTCCAGAGCTTTCATTACACCAAAGTAAAATCAACTCCAAGTAATTTCACTATCAACAGTTGATCAAATTTCATATGTTGGAAATCATATTAACGTAATTAATAATTGTTTAAAATGGACTAATAGAGCATGATTATAGAtagttaaaaagaataattcatTCTCCTCGACTTACTAATTCCACCAATGTAACTCCAAGATAATTTCCACTTGTAGAATTTTAAACTATAGGATAGTGGCTATATTTCAAATGTACAGTAGAAAAATGATCAATGGGTGCTATTTCTATATAAGATTACATGACTTGACTTGGCTGCCTATCGATCTATTGAAtctgaaaaaatttaattggacACCCTATTTTCTCGCGTCCTTTTAACTTAATTGTTCTTTTGACAaatttagtttgttttgtatgatataaaaaaataatgtttcaaATTTGAACTAATTTAGAGTAGATTTTTGTGTTGGATTGTTGATAGCATCAACAGAACACTGATTCTATAACACTTGTATTAACCTCTGTTTTACCTGTATCAGGCAAAGCCAATACAGGTAAGACAGTGAGGGCCAACTTGAGCTTGTCAAAAGCATTTGTGGCTAGTGGAGACAGTTTGAAACTGTATTTATTCAACAAGTCAGCGAGAGGCTTAGCTATGACTCACAAGTCTTGGATAAACCTTGTATAGTAACCAATAAAACCCCTTTTGTTTCAGAGTTGAGGGAATGAACCAATTTTTGACATATTCTATCTTCTGTGGATCAGTGGACACCTCTGTGATAAAATGTCCCAAGTATTCAATCTGTTACACCCCAATTGGTGTTCTTGGAAAACAGACTTCAACTTCCATACATGATCTACCAAGGTTCTGCTATAAATCGGAATATCATCAAAAAGTACCTAGACAAACTTTCTCAAAAATGGTTGGAAGCCGTACGGACTAGGCCTTAGAAAGTTGAAGGAGCATTAGATAAtccaataatatattcatattgaccCGAGTGAGTGAGTCCTAATGCAGTCTTTGGTATGATGTAATCCCTAGCCACACTCAGTtgtgttggaattaatgcatcaatgtttagtctttcaaaattgtctcttagtttttcaagaattcTTTTTAGAATTCcgtagtacatgtatctagtaaattgtgatacatgtatttagttatttatgcaagacttttgattttttattttgagtagtataaatagtgatgtaattgatgattgtaatcatctcaagtggccttaagtaacctataataaacttgagcattttctaaatatattattttccttccatatttcttacaaattggtatcaagaGCAGGTTTTCGTTCTTAATCTGGGGTTaggtggaaaaaaaaatatggcatccaaaacaaatgaaggcGTTGATTCTTCAGTTGTTCTTACTCCATTTTTTGATCGAACGGATTTTGAATACTGGAaaataagaatgagaacacATTTGAAAGCTGAAAGTTTGTGGTCTATTGTTGCAAATGGCTTTGAAGAGCCAGAAAACGATGGTGATCTTACAGCAGcagagatgaaaaatcttgaggctAAGTATCGCCAAGATGCATAAGCCTTAAGCAAAATCCAAATGGGAGTCTCAAgagcatattttgcaaaaattgctACTTGTGAGACTGCAAAGGAAGCTTGGGATTTTCTGGAAACTGAAATGTATGGTGACGAAAAGGTACGcactataaatcttcaaactcttagaagagagtttcaaaatttaaagatgatagAATCAGAAAAAATTGATTACTATTGCACAagagtcatgaatattgttaatgaaatgagaaatcatagtGATACAATTTCTGAACAACAAGTTGTGGAAAAGATTCTAATTAGTGTCACAGAAAAGTATGAGTACATCGTTGCTATCACTGAGGAGACGAAAAATATTTCTAAGCTTTCCATCAAATAGCTAGTTGGATCATTTCGTGCACACGAGAAGCGAAGATTTTTTCGTGAAGATCAATCCAAAGAGACGGCTTTCCagtctaaaataaatgagaattctcaaaatttctcaaaaaatcatcagaagaaaaatcaaaagccaaaaaagaaacaggatcatgatggttcttccaagaaggttgaagaaaaaggtgagaaaaattctagtttttttttgtaaaatttgcaaaaagactaatcacaatgcagaaaaatgttggcacaaaaACAAGCCCAAATGtaacttttgtaaaaagtttggTCATGTTTAAAAGGATTGTTGGCATAAGAAACGGGAGCAAacaaatttttgtgaaaaacatgaggaagaaagggaagaaaatctTTTCTTTGCTTCTAAATCTGATGCTTCAACAAAAAGCAATGAATGGTATGTTGATAGTGGTTGTACTTATCACATGATTGGAGATGAAAGGTTTTCCTTTCAATTAATAATAGCATCGCTACTAAAGTGAAGATGGGGAATGAAGCATTAGTTGATGCGAAAGGTAAAGGTACTATTTCGATCAATATAAAAGGATGCGGTAAgcaaattcatgatgttctttatgttcctgacttggaagaaaatttgcttagtgttggtcaactcatggaaaattgttattctcttgtttttagagataattattgcaagatttatgaaaaaaattgagccaaatcaagtcattgttgaagtaaagatgatCAAGGAAACTTCCCTTTGCAATTTCAttacaatgcattaaaaatgaaattatagatgattcatggctttggcacaaaagattgtgtcacttgaattttcatggtttaaAGCTTCTCAAGCAAAAGGACATGGTGCAAGGTCTTCCTGAGATACATACTGGGGTGGATACATGTGAAAGTTGTATAATGGGAAAGCAACACAGGAAGTCTTTTCCAAAAGGGGTGTCTTGGAGATCAAATGTATTTTTGGAACTAATTCATACCGACAGTTGTGGACCAATGAAGACTCCATCTCTTGGAAGTCAAAGGTATTTtctaatctttattgatgatttctcaagaatgacttgggtttatttcttgaaagaaaagtcagaagaatttgctacattcaagaaatttaaagcccTTGTTGAGAAGCAAAGAGGTTGCAGCATCAAAACCATTCGCAGTGATCGAGGAGGTGTGTACACTAGTcgaaaatttgaagaatattgcaaaaatgAAGGTATTAAAGAAGCAACTTACAACAGggtatactcctcaacaaaatggtgtatctgaaataagaaatagaataattgttgaaatggccagaactatgatgaatgagaaaggtctgccaaaatatttttgggcagaagcagtGCATATAGTAGTTCACATCCTTAGCAGGTGTCCAACAAAGGCACTAAAGGACAAGACACCAGTTGAAGCTTCGGGTGGAATTAAACTTTttgtaagtcattttaaaatttttgggtgtatttgttATGCTCATGTACCTGCttagaaaagaacaaaattggacgaaaaaagtcaaaaatgtgTCTTTCTTGGTTATAGTGATGTTACAAAAGCATATAGGCATCTCGAtgtcaaaactaacaaacttgttgttagtagagatgtcatttttgatgaaaaaacaacatggaattgggaggataaaaagatagagaatactGCTATCATATCTTTAAATCAAGAAGGggatgagaaagatgaagatgtctctcaagggggagaaaTCTCAGATTCACATAATGAAGAACCGCCTCCAAGAGGAAAAAAATGTTGAGTGACATTTATCAAAGATGCAATTTTGCTGGTGTTGAgccagaaaattatgaagaagcaataaagcatgatgtttggaagaaagccatggaagaagaaatttgaatgatcgaaaaaaataatacttggcAGCTTGTGGCTATTCCTagagaaagagaagttgtaagtctaaaatagatttacaaaatcaaactcaatcaggAAGGATATATTCAAAAGCACAAAGCAAGGTTGGTTGCTACAGGCTTCACGCAAAAACcaagtattgatttttatgaaactttctcTCCAGTTGCTCGTCTTGAGAGAATTAGAattgtaattgttgttgttgcacaaaagaaatggaagatatttcaacttgatgttaaatcaacatttctgaatggaaaacttgataaagagatttatgttgagcaacctcaagaattttttgttcaagaaggagaagaataggtgtatagactaaaaaaaactctttatgggctgaagcaagctccaagagcctggtacaatgaaattgatacatactttttgtaaaataattttcagagaTGTAAAAGTGAAGCCACTTTATATGTGAAGAAAGAACATGGCAACATTATCATTGTTTGTCtcaatgtggatgatttgctctTTACAGGAAATGATGTAAAGATGATGCAAAATTTCAAAGAAGATATGATGCAAGTTTATGAAATGAGTGATCTTGGAttgctaaattatttcttgggcatcgaagtttctcaagtgaaagaaggaatttttatttctcaaaagaagtatactaaaagtattcttcaaaaattcaaaatgatggatTGCAGGTCTGTGGCCATACCATTAGCAGCAAATGAGAAGTTTAGAAAAGATGATGgagaaaagaaagttaatagCTCACTTTTTAGGAGTTTGATTAGAAGTTTGCTATATCTTACTTCAACAAGGCCAAATATTATGTTTGCTGCTAGTTTATTATCCagattcatgcaagaaccaagTCAAGTGCAT
Coding sequences within it:
- the LOC101267344 gene encoding BTB/POZ domain-containing protein At3g08570, translated to MVSSQQQSPFITRTIFSDVAGDFTIALNGESFLLHKFPLVSLSGKIRKMVADAKDPNLSELDLTHVPGGPETFELAAKFCYGINFEITTTNVARLRCVAEYLEMKQDYREENLIARTETFLVEVVFPNIEKSVEVLSSCEDLLPTAEEVGISDRCIDAIATNACQEQLVSSLSRLDCDSGSLEHKEWWVEDLSVLSIDFYGRVIMAMGHVGLHIDSIIASLMHYVQVSLKGIGKPQIWNPARAYPCKGEKGQKTIVETLVSLLPPERSSSVPLNFLFGMLRIAIMVDAVLACRLEIERRIAFRLEMVLLDDLLVPSLQTGDSLFDVDTVKRILIHFLQRIDQEENGDCGYESENLDSPSHGSLLKVGRLIDTYLAEIAPDPYLSLEKFIAMISVLPDYARVIDDGLYRAIDIYLKAHPMLNEHECKKLCKFIDCQKLSQEACNHAAQNDRLPVQMTVQVLYFEQLRLKNALCGSCGDTQKMSSGVTSAAMSPRDTYASLRRENRELKLEISRMRVRLSDLEKEQVFMKQGMIDKTGQGKTFLTSLSRGIGRFGIFGEGKRRKSEGKTARSRRYSDS